The Bos taurus isolate L1 Dominette 01449 registration number 42190680 breed Hereford chromosome 18, ARS-UCD2.0, whole genome shotgun sequence genome has a window encoding:
- the PLEKHG4 gene encoding puratrophin-1 isoform X1 codes for MEGPLEDGDESPESQGHATDWRFAVCSFRDAWDEGEPAPQMQAKNPHPPSPPAGAAQGEELQGSPLPGELQSPTGQMVADESGHGQKGTLRGSSVHMKEPASSGVKILLSPMSSHLSLAQGENDSQGGDLAGDSVSGRVMPVRLDPEVLDSDPVNHGGLLSETSSELLEADSHRSRLLKSTDYLLAQDIAWELLASGMAALPGTRDVEGRAVLLLCAHNSAWNHPKCNSHELVRLLLYLQSIPRPKVQTLGLTVLVDARICSPSSSIFWGLSQLQEAVPGSVHRVLLVGKLPEEVPAGLQIEHLSSHQSLLTHISTSELLTSLGGGLPYCHQAWLDFRMRLEALLQSCQVVCALLQGAIESMKAVPQPVESGEVGQLLQQARVLMKHVLDSPRLAWLQCQGALELTWLKQEVPEVTLSPDYRSAVDEVEELYGRVDGLLHQLTLQGNRRIQALELVQTLEAQEGELHQMEVWLQQVGWPALEEPREPSLDVLLQAQGPFRELDQIAQEQVRRGEKCLQPLVGCDAAELGPFGARFLTLQTQLADFSRALAQRRQRLADAERLLQFFKQALTWAEEGRQVLAELEQEHPGVVLQRLQLHWTKYPDLPPAHFRKMWALATGLGSEAIRHECRGAWAQCQDTWLALDQKLEAALKSPPTGSTASLCVSRVPAVPAVPPLRKAYSLDRNLGLSLREPAHQCHHEAIVPACHRPEAGGGAQSGSCPTVPPPGSCDPRSPNRLQLVLAEMVATEREYVRALDYTMENYFPELDRPDVPQGLRGQRAQLFGNLEKLWDFHRHFFLRELEACTQHPPRVAYAFLRHRVQFGMYALYSKNKPRSDALMTSYGHVFFRDKQQALGDHLDLASYLLKPIQRMSKYALLLQELARACGGPAQELSALRAAQSLVHFQLRHGNDLLAMDAIQGCDVNLKEQGQLVRQDEFTVRCGRHKSLRRIFLFEELLLFSKPRRGPTGIDMFTYKRSFKMADLGLTECCGDNNLRFEIWFRRRKARDTFVLQAASLATKQAWTADISRLLWRQAVHNKEVRMAEMVSMGVGNKAFRDIAPSEEAINDRTVNYILKCQAVRSRASIAVAPLDSDSPYLGASGTLPGDPASCSVLGSLNLHLHRDPALLGFRWPLYSTSFPEEAALETDAELGSQPSLTPEDSEVSSQCPSASGSSGSDSSCVSGQILGKGLEDLSYV; via the exons ATGGAAGGGCCCCTGGAGGATGGGGATGAGTCTCCAGAGTCCCAGGGCCATGCCACCGACTGGAGATTTGCTGTGTGCAGTTTCAGAGATGCCTGGGATGAGGGGGAACCTGCTCCCCAGATGCAGGCTAAGAACCCCCATCCTCCAAGCCCACCAGCAGGGGCAGCCCAGGGGGAGGAGCTCCAGGGCAGCCCTCTGCCTGGTGAACTTCAGTCACCCACAGGACAGATGGTTGCAGATGAGTCGGGGCATGGCCAGAAGGGCACATTAAGAGGATCTTCTGTCCACATGAAGGAACCAGCCTCCTCTGGAGTGAAGATCCTCCTAAGTCCAATGTCTTCCCACCTTAGTCTGGCACAGGGTGAGAATGACAGCCAAGGAGGAGACTTGGCAGGGGACTCAGTTTCAGGCAGGGTCATGCCAGTCCGCTTGGACCCTGAAGTGTTGGACAGTGACCCTGTGAACCATGGAGGTCTTTTATCTGAGACATCGTCAGAGCTACTGGAGGCAG ACTCCCACAGATCCAGACTCTTGAAGTCCACTGACTACCTCCTGGCCCAAGACATTGCCTGGGAGCTACTTGCCAGTGGCATGGCTGCCCTGCCAG GGACTCGAGATGTAGAAGGCCGGGCAGTGCTGCTTCTGTGTGCCCATAACTCAGCTTGGAATCACCCCAAGTGCAACAGCCATGAGCTCGTCCGCCTCCTGCTCTACTTGCAAAGCATCCCCAG GCCCAAAGTACAGACCTTGGGACTGACCGTGCTAGTGGACGCCCGGATTTGTTCCCCAAGCTCTTCCATATTCTGGGGGCTCAGCCAACTGCAA GAAGCAGTCCCAGGATCAGTGCACCGTGTGCTGCTGGTGGGAAAGCTGCCGGAGGAAGTGCCTGCAGGGCTTCAG ATAGAGCATCTATCCTCTCACCAAAGCCTGCTGACCCACATCTCCACCTCAGAGTTGCTCACTTCACTAGGAGGAGGCCTGCCTTACTGTCACCAAGCTTGGCTGGACTTCCGGATG CGTCTGGAAGCCCTCCTGCAGAGCTGCCAGGTGGTTTGTGCCCTGCTTCAGGGAGCCATTGAGAGCATGAAGGCTGTGCCTCAGCCTGTGGAGTCTGGG GAAGTCGGTCAACTGCTGCAGCAGGCACGGGTCCTGATGAAGCATGTGCTAGACTCTCCACGGTTGGCATGGCTACAATGCCAGGGAGCCTTGGAGCTGACATGGCTAAAGCAAGAGGTCCCAGAGGTGACCCTGAGCCCAGACTACAG GTCAGCAGTGGACGAGGTTGAGGAGCTGTATGGCCGCGTGGATGGATTGTTGCACCAACTGACACTGCAGGGTAACCGCCGAATACAAGCACTGGAGTTGGTCCAGACGCTGGAGGCCCAGGAGGGCGAGCTGCACCAG ATGGAAGTGTGGCTTCAGCAGGTGGGCTGGCCAGCACTTGAGGAGCCCAGGGAGCCTTCACTAGACGTGCTGCTTCAGGCCCAAGGCCCTTTTCGGGAGCTGGACCAGATTGCTCAG GAACAGGTCAGGCGAGGGGAGAAATGTCTGCAGCCACTGGTTGGCTGTGATGCGGCCGAACTGGGCCCCTTTGGGGCCCGCTTTCTGACCCTGCAAACCCAGCTGGCCGACTTCTCTAGGGCTTTGGCCCAGCGGCGGCAGCGACTGGCAGATGCTGAGAGACTCTTGCAGTTCTTCAAGCAG GCCTTGACCTGGGCCGAGGAGGGGCGGCAAGTGTTGGCAGAGCTGGAACAGGAGCACCCAGGGGTTGTGCTGCAGCGGCTGCAGCTGCATTGGACCAAGTACCCGGACTTGCCTCCTGCCCACTTCCGAAAGATGTGGGCTTTAGCCACAGGGCTGGGATCTGAGGCCATTCGCCATGAGTGCCGCGGGGCCTGGGCGCAGTGCCAGGACACCTGGCTGGCCCTGGATCAGAAGTTAGAAGCTGCTCTGAAGTCACCCCCAACGGGTAGCACAGCTAGCCTGTGTGTCAGCCGGGTCCCAGCGGTACCGGCTGTCCCTCCCCTGAGGAAAGCCTATAGCCTTGATCGGAATCTGGGATTGAGTCTTAGAGAACCTGCCCACCAGTGCCACCATGAGGCCATTGTACCTGCCTGCCACAGACCAGAGGCTGGAGGTGGTGCCCAGTCAGGGTCATGCCCCACcgtgcctcctccagggagctgTGACCCCAGGAGCCCCAACAG ACTTCAGCTGGTGCTGGCGGAGATGGTGGCTACGGAGCGGGAGTATGTCCGTGCCCTGGACTACACCATGGAGAACTACTTCCCTGAGCTGGATCGCCCTGATGTGCCCCAGGGCCTCCGTGGCCagcgtgcccaactctttggcaACCTGGAGAAGCTGTGGGACTTCCACCGCCATTTTTTCTTGCGTGAGCTGGAGGCCTGTACCCAGCACCCGCCCCGGGTGGCCTATGCCTTCCTGCGCCAT AGGGTGCAGTTTGGGATGTACGCACTCTACAGCAAGAATAAACCGCGCTCCGATGCCCTGATGACCAGCTATGGTCACGTCTTCTTCAGG GACAAGCAGCAGGCACTGGGGGACCACTTGGACTTGGCCTCCTACCTGCTGAAGCCCATCCAGCGCATGAGCAAGTATGCGCTGCTGCTGCAGGAGCTGGCACGGGCCTGCGGGGGACCCGCACAGGAGCTGAGTGCCCTGCGGGCTGCCCAGAGCCTCGTGCACTTCCAGCTGCGACACGGCAATGACTTGCTAGCCATGGATGCCATCCAGGGCTGTGAC GTCAACCTCAAGGAACAGGGCCAGTTGGTCCGGCAGGATGAGTTCACAGTCCGCTGTGGGCGCCACAAATCCCTGCGTCGCATTTTCCTCTTTGAGGAGCTGTTGCTCTTCAGCAAGCCTCGCCGAGGACCCACAGGCATTGACATGTTTACCTACAAGCGCTCCTTCAAG ATGGCAGACCTTGGCCTCACTGAGTGCTGTGGGGACAACAACTTGCGCTTTGAGATCTGGTTTCGCCGTCGCAAGGCTAGGGACACCTTTGTGCTACAAGCTGCCAGCTTGGCCACCAAGCAGGCCTGGACAGCTGACATCTCCCGCCTGCTCTGGAGGCAGGCCGTCCACAACAAGG AGGTGCGCATGGCTGAGATGGTGTCTATGGGTGTGGGGAACAAGGCCTTCCGGGACATCGCACCCAGCGAAGAAGCTATCAACGACCGCACCGTCAACTATATCCTGAAGTGCCAAG CAGTTCGCTCTCGGGCCTCCATTGCTGTGGCTCCTCTTGACTCTGACAGCCCCTACCTGGGGGCCTCAGGCACCCTTCCTGGAGATCCTGCCTCTTGCTCTGTACTGGGGTCCCTCAACCTGCATCTGCACAGAGACCCAGCTCTTCTGGGGTTCCGCTGGCCCCTGTATTCCACCAGTTTCCCAGAGGAAGCAGCACTGGAGACTGATGCCGAACTGGGCAGCCAGCCATCTTTGA CTCCTGAGGACTCAGAGGTTTCCTCCCAATGCCCATCAGCCAGTggctccagtggctcagacagcagcTGTGTGTCAGGGCAGATCCTGGGCAAGGGCCTGGAGGACTTGTCCTAC GTCTGA
- the PLEKHG4 gene encoding puratrophin-1 isoform X3, with the protein MEGPLEDGDESPESQGHATDWRFAVCSFRDAWDEGEPAPQMQAKNPHPPSPPAGAAQGEELQGSPLPGELQSPTGQMVADESGHGQKGTLRGSSVHMKEPASSGVKILLSPMSSHLSLAQGENDSQGGDLAGDSVSGRVMPVRLDPEVLDSDPVNHGGLLSETSSELLEAGTRDVEGRAVLLLCAHNSAWNHPKCNSHELVRLLLYLQSIPRPKVQTLGLTVLVDARICSPSSSIFWGLSQLQEAVPGSVHRVLLVGKLPEEVPAGLQIEHLSSHQSLLTHISTSELLTSLGGGLPYCHQAWLDFRMRLEALLQSCQVVCALLQGAIESMKAVPQPVESGEVGQLLQQARVLMKHVLDSPRLAWLQCQGALELTWLKQEVPEVTLSPDYRSAVDEVEELYGRVDGLLHQLTLQGNRRIQALELVQTLEAQEGELHQMEVWLQQVGWPALEEPREPSLDVLLQAQGPFRELDQIAQEQVRRGEKCLQPLVGCDAAELGPFGARFLTLQTQLADFSRALAQRRQRLADAERLLQFFKQALTWAEEGRQVLAELEQEHPGVVLQRLQLHWTKYPDLPPAHFRKMWALATGLGSEAIRHECRGAWAQCQDTWLALDQKLEAALKSPPTGSTASLCVSRVPAVPAVPPLRKAYSLDRNLGLSLREPAHQCHHEAIVPACHRPEAGGGAQSGSCPTVPPPGSCDPRSPNRLQLVLAEMVATEREYVRALDYTMENYFPELDRPDVPQGLRGQRAQLFGNLEKLWDFHRHFFLRELEACTQHPPRVAYAFLRHRVQFGMYALYSKNKPRSDALMTSYGHVFFRDKQQALGDHLDLASYLLKPIQRMSKYALLLQELARACGGPAQELSALRAAQSLVHFQLRHGNDLLAMDAIQGCDVNLKEQGQLVRQDEFTVRCGRHKSLRRIFLFEELLLFSKPRRGPTGIDMFTYKRSFKMADLGLTECCGDNNLRFEIWFRRRKARDTFVLQAASLATKQAWTADISRLLWRQAVHNKEVRMAEMVSMGVGNKAFRDIAPSEEAINDRTVNYILKCQAVRSRASIAVAPLDSDSPYLGASGTLPGDPASCSVLGSLNLHLHRDPALLGFRWPLYSTSFPEEAALETDAELGSQPSLTPEDSEVSSQCPSASGSSGSDSSCVSGQILGKGLEDLSYV; encoded by the exons ATGGAAGGGCCCCTGGAGGATGGGGATGAGTCTCCAGAGTCCCAGGGCCATGCCACCGACTGGAGATTTGCTGTGTGCAGTTTCAGAGATGCCTGGGATGAGGGGGAACCTGCTCCCCAGATGCAGGCTAAGAACCCCCATCCTCCAAGCCCACCAGCAGGGGCAGCCCAGGGGGAGGAGCTCCAGGGCAGCCCTCTGCCTGGTGAACTTCAGTCACCCACAGGACAGATGGTTGCAGATGAGTCGGGGCATGGCCAGAAGGGCACATTAAGAGGATCTTCTGTCCACATGAAGGAACCAGCCTCCTCTGGAGTGAAGATCCTCCTAAGTCCAATGTCTTCCCACCTTAGTCTGGCACAGGGTGAGAATGACAGCCAAGGAGGAGACTTGGCAGGGGACTCAGTTTCAGGCAGGGTCATGCCAGTCCGCTTGGACCCTGAAGTGTTGGACAGTGACCCTGTGAACCATGGAGGTCTTTTATCTGAGACATCGTCAGAGCTACTGGAGGCAG GGACTCGAGATGTAGAAGGCCGGGCAGTGCTGCTTCTGTGTGCCCATAACTCAGCTTGGAATCACCCCAAGTGCAACAGCCATGAGCTCGTCCGCCTCCTGCTCTACTTGCAAAGCATCCCCAG GCCCAAAGTACAGACCTTGGGACTGACCGTGCTAGTGGACGCCCGGATTTGTTCCCCAAGCTCTTCCATATTCTGGGGGCTCAGCCAACTGCAA GAAGCAGTCCCAGGATCAGTGCACCGTGTGCTGCTGGTGGGAAAGCTGCCGGAGGAAGTGCCTGCAGGGCTTCAG ATAGAGCATCTATCCTCTCACCAAAGCCTGCTGACCCACATCTCCACCTCAGAGTTGCTCACTTCACTAGGAGGAGGCCTGCCTTACTGTCACCAAGCTTGGCTGGACTTCCGGATG CGTCTGGAAGCCCTCCTGCAGAGCTGCCAGGTGGTTTGTGCCCTGCTTCAGGGAGCCATTGAGAGCATGAAGGCTGTGCCTCAGCCTGTGGAGTCTGGG GAAGTCGGTCAACTGCTGCAGCAGGCACGGGTCCTGATGAAGCATGTGCTAGACTCTCCACGGTTGGCATGGCTACAATGCCAGGGAGCCTTGGAGCTGACATGGCTAAAGCAAGAGGTCCCAGAGGTGACCCTGAGCCCAGACTACAG GTCAGCAGTGGACGAGGTTGAGGAGCTGTATGGCCGCGTGGATGGATTGTTGCACCAACTGACACTGCAGGGTAACCGCCGAATACAAGCACTGGAGTTGGTCCAGACGCTGGAGGCCCAGGAGGGCGAGCTGCACCAG ATGGAAGTGTGGCTTCAGCAGGTGGGCTGGCCAGCACTTGAGGAGCCCAGGGAGCCTTCACTAGACGTGCTGCTTCAGGCCCAAGGCCCTTTTCGGGAGCTGGACCAGATTGCTCAG GAACAGGTCAGGCGAGGGGAGAAATGTCTGCAGCCACTGGTTGGCTGTGATGCGGCCGAACTGGGCCCCTTTGGGGCCCGCTTTCTGACCCTGCAAACCCAGCTGGCCGACTTCTCTAGGGCTTTGGCCCAGCGGCGGCAGCGACTGGCAGATGCTGAGAGACTCTTGCAGTTCTTCAAGCAG GCCTTGACCTGGGCCGAGGAGGGGCGGCAAGTGTTGGCAGAGCTGGAACAGGAGCACCCAGGGGTTGTGCTGCAGCGGCTGCAGCTGCATTGGACCAAGTACCCGGACTTGCCTCCTGCCCACTTCCGAAAGATGTGGGCTTTAGCCACAGGGCTGGGATCTGAGGCCATTCGCCATGAGTGCCGCGGGGCCTGGGCGCAGTGCCAGGACACCTGGCTGGCCCTGGATCAGAAGTTAGAAGCTGCTCTGAAGTCACCCCCAACGGGTAGCACAGCTAGCCTGTGTGTCAGCCGGGTCCCAGCGGTACCGGCTGTCCCTCCCCTGAGGAAAGCCTATAGCCTTGATCGGAATCTGGGATTGAGTCTTAGAGAACCTGCCCACCAGTGCCACCATGAGGCCATTGTACCTGCCTGCCACAGACCAGAGGCTGGAGGTGGTGCCCAGTCAGGGTCATGCCCCACcgtgcctcctccagggagctgTGACCCCAGGAGCCCCAACAG ACTTCAGCTGGTGCTGGCGGAGATGGTGGCTACGGAGCGGGAGTATGTCCGTGCCCTGGACTACACCATGGAGAACTACTTCCCTGAGCTGGATCGCCCTGATGTGCCCCAGGGCCTCCGTGGCCagcgtgcccaactctttggcaACCTGGAGAAGCTGTGGGACTTCCACCGCCATTTTTTCTTGCGTGAGCTGGAGGCCTGTACCCAGCACCCGCCCCGGGTGGCCTATGCCTTCCTGCGCCAT AGGGTGCAGTTTGGGATGTACGCACTCTACAGCAAGAATAAACCGCGCTCCGATGCCCTGATGACCAGCTATGGTCACGTCTTCTTCAGG GACAAGCAGCAGGCACTGGGGGACCACTTGGACTTGGCCTCCTACCTGCTGAAGCCCATCCAGCGCATGAGCAAGTATGCGCTGCTGCTGCAGGAGCTGGCACGGGCCTGCGGGGGACCCGCACAGGAGCTGAGTGCCCTGCGGGCTGCCCAGAGCCTCGTGCACTTCCAGCTGCGACACGGCAATGACTTGCTAGCCATGGATGCCATCCAGGGCTGTGAC GTCAACCTCAAGGAACAGGGCCAGTTGGTCCGGCAGGATGAGTTCACAGTCCGCTGTGGGCGCCACAAATCCCTGCGTCGCATTTTCCTCTTTGAGGAGCTGTTGCTCTTCAGCAAGCCTCGCCGAGGACCCACAGGCATTGACATGTTTACCTACAAGCGCTCCTTCAAG ATGGCAGACCTTGGCCTCACTGAGTGCTGTGGGGACAACAACTTGCGCTTTGAGATCTGGTTTCGCCGTCGCAAGGCTAGGGACACCTTTGTGCTACAAGCTGCCAGCTTGGCCACCAAGCAGGCCTGGACAGCTGACATCTCCCGCCTGCTCTGGAGGCAGGCCGTCCACAACAAGG AGGTGCGCATGGCTGAGATGGTGTCTATGGGTGTGGGGAACAAGGCCTTCCGGGACATCGCACCCAGCGAAGAAGCTATCAACGACCGCACCGTCAACTATATCCTGAAGTGCCAAG CAGTTCGCTCTCGGGCCTCCATTGCTGTGGCTCCTCTTGACTCTGACAGCCCCTACCTGGGGGCCTCAGGCACCCTTCCTGGAGATCCTGCCTCTTGCTCTGTACTGGGGTCCCTCAACCTGCATCTGCACAGAGACCCAGCTCTTCTGGGGTTCCGCTGGCCCCTGTATTCCACCAGTTTCCCAGAGGAAGCAGCACTGGAGACTGATGCCGAACTGGGCAGCCAGCCATCTTTGA CTCCTGAGGACTCAGAGGTTTCCTCCCAATGCCCATCAGCCAGTggctccagtggctcagacagcagcTGTGTGTCAGGGCAGATCCTGGGCAAGGGCCTGGAGGACTTGTCCTAC GTCTGA
- the PLEKHG4 gene encoding puratrophin-1 isoform X2, whose amino-acid sequence MEGPLEDGDESPESQGHATDWRFAVCSFRDAWDEGEPAPQMQAKNPHPPSPPAGAAQGEELQGSPLPGELQSPTGQMVADESGHGQKGTLRGSSVHMKEPASSGVKILLSPMSSHLSLAQGENDSQGGDLAGDSVSGRVMPVRLDPEVLDSDPVNHGGLLSETSSELLEADSHRSRLLKSTDYLLAQDIAWELLASGMAALPGTRDVEGRAVLLLCAHNSAWNHPKCNSHELVRLLLYLQSIPRPKVQTLGLTVLVDARICSPSSSIFWGLSQLQEAVPGSVHRVLLVGKLPEEVPAGLQIEHLSSHQSLLTHISTSELLTSLGGGLPYCHQAWLDFRMRLEALLQSCQVVCALLQGAIESMKAVPQPVESGEVGQLLQQARVLMKHVLDSPRLAWLQCQGALELTWLKQEVPEVTLSPDYRSAVDEVEELYGRVDGLLHQLTLQGNRRIQALELVQTLEAQEGELHQMEVWLQQVGWPALEEPREPSLDVLLQAQGPFRELDQIAQEQVRRGEKCLQPLVGCDAAELGPFGARFLTLQTQLADFSRALAQRRQRLADAERLLQFFKQALTWAEEGRQVLAELEQEHPGVVLQRLQLHWTKYPDLPPAHFRKMWALATGLGSEAIRHECRGAWAQCQDTWLALDQKLEAALKSPPTGSTASLCVSRVPAVPAVPPLRKAYSLDRNLGLSLREPAHQCHHEAIVPACHRPEAGGGAQSGSCPTVPPPGSCDPRSPNRLQLVLAEMVATEREYVRALDYTMENYFPELDRPDVPQGLRGQRAQLFGNLEKLWDFHRHFFLRELEACTQHPPRVAYAFLRHRVQFGMYALYSKNKPRSDALMTSYGHVFFRDKQQALGDHLDLASYLLKPIQRMSKYALLLQELARACGGPAQELSALRAAQSLVHFQLRHGNDLLAMDAIQGCDVNLKEQGQLVRQDEFTVRCGRHKSLRRIFLFEELLLFSKPRRGPTGIDMFTYKRSFKMADLGLTECCGDNNLRFEIWFRRRKARDTFVLQAASLATKQAWTADISRLLWRQAVHNKEVRMAEMVSMGVGNKAFRDIAPSEEAINDRTVNYILKCQVRSRASIAVAPLDSDSPYLGASGTLPGDPASCSVLGSLNLHLHRDPALLGFRWPLYSTSFPEEAALETDAELGSQPSLTPEDSEVSSQCPSASGSSGSDSSCVSGQILGKGLEDLSYV is encoded by the exons ATGGAAGGGCCCCTGGAGGATGGGGATGAGTCTCCAGAGTCCCAGGGCCATGCCACCGACTGGAGATTTGCTGTGTGCAGTTTCAGAGATGCCTGGGATGAGGGGGAACCTGCTCCCCAGATGCAGGCTAAGAACCCCCATCCTCCAAGCCCACCAGCAGGGGCAGCCCAGGGGGAGGAGCTCCAGGGCAGCCCTCTGCCTGGTGAACTTCAGTCACCCACAGGACAGATGGTTGCAGATGAGTCGGGGCATGGCCAGAAGGGCACATTAAGAGGATCTTCTGTCCACATGAAGGAACCAGCCTCCTCTGGAGTGAAGATCCTCCTAAGTCCAATGTCTTCCCACCTTAGTCTGGCACAGGGTGAGAATGACAGCCAAGGAGGAGACTTGGCAGGGGACTCAGTTTCAGGCAGGGTCATGCCAGTCCGCTTGGACCCTGAAGTGTTGGACAGTGACCCTGTGAACCATGGAGGTCTTTTATCTGAGACATCGTCAGAGCTACTGGAGGCAG ACTCCCACAGATCCAGACTCTTGAAGTCCACTGACTACCTCCTGGCCCAAGACATTGCCTGGGAGCTACTTGCCAGTGGCATGGCTGCCCTGCCAG GGACTCGAGATGTAGAAGGCCGGGCAGTGCTGCTTCTGTGTGCCCATAACTCAGCTTGGAATCACCCCAAGTGCAACAGCCATGAGCTCGTCCGCCTCCTGCTCTACTTGCAAAGCATCCCCAG GCCCAAAGTACAGACCTTGGGACTGACCGTGCTAGTGGACGCCCGGATTTGTTCCCCAAGCTCTTCCATATTCTGGGGGCTCAGCCAACTGCAA GAAGCAGTCCCAGGATCAGTGCACCGTGTGCTGCTGGTGGGAAAGCTGCCGGAGGAAGTGCCTGCAGGGCTTCAG ATAGAGCATCTATCCTCTCACCAAAGCCTGCTGACCCACATCTCCACCTCAGAGTTGCTCACTTCACTAGGAGGAGGCCTGCCTTACTGTCACCAAGCTTGGCTGGACTTCCGGATG CGTCTGGAAGCCCTCCTGCAGAGCTGCCAGGTGGTTTGTGCCCTGCTTCAGGGAGCCATTGAGAGCATGAAGGCTGTGCCTCAGCCTGTGGAGTCTGGG GAAGTCGGTCAACTGCTGCAGCAGGCACGGGTCCTGATGAAGCATGTGCTAGACTCTCCACGGTTGGCATGGCTACAATGCCAGGGAGCCTTGGAGCTGACATGGCTAAAGCAAGAGGTCCCAGAGGTGACCCTGAGCCCAGACTACAG GTCAGCAGTGGACGAGGTTGAGGAGCTGTATGGCCGCGTGGATGGATTGTTGCACCAACTGACACTGCAGGGTAACCGCCGAATACAAGCACTGGAGTTGGTCCAGACGCTGGAGGCCCAGGAGGGCGAGCTGCACCAG ATGGAAGTGTGGCTTCAGCAGGTGGGCTGGCCAGCACTTGAGGAGCCCAGGGAGCCTTCACTAGACGTGCTGCTTCAGGCCCAAGGCCCTTTTCGGGAGCTGGACCAGATTGCTCAG GAACAGGTCAGGCGAGGGGAGAAATGTCTGCAGCCACTGGTTGGCTGTGATGCGGCCGAACTGGGCCCCTTTGGGGCCCGCTTTCTGACCCTGCAAACCCAGCTGGCCGACTTCTCTAGGGCTTTGGCCCAGCGGCGGCAGCGACTGGCAGATGCTGAGAGACTCTTGCAGTTCTTCAAGCAG GCCTTGACCTGGGCCGAGGAGGGGCGGCAAGTGTTGGCAGAGCTGGAACAGGAGCACCCAGGGGTTGTGCTGCAGCGGCTGCAGCTGCATTGGACCAAGTACCCGGACTTGCCTCCTGCCCACTTCCGAAAGATGTGGGCTTTAGCCACAGGGCTGGGATCTGAGGCCATTCGCCATGAGTGCCGCGGGGCCTGGGCGCAGTGCCAGGACACCTGGCTGGCCCTGGATCAGAAGTTAGAAGCTGCTCTGAAGTCACCCCCAACGGGTAGCACAGCTAGCCTGTGTGTCAGCCGGGTCCCAGCGGTACCGGCTGTCCCTCCCCTGAGGAAAGCCTATAGCCTTGATCGGAATCTGGGATTGAGTCTTAGAGAACCTGCCCACCAGTGCCACCATGAGGCCATTGTACCTGCCTGCCACAGACCAGAGGCTGGAGGTGGTGCCCAGTCAGGGTCATGCCCCACcgtgcctcctccagggagctgTGACCCCAGGAGCCCCAACAG ACTTCAGCTGGTGCTGGCGGAGATGGTGGCTACGGAGCGGGAGTATGTCCGTGCCCTGGACTACACCATGGAGAACTACTTCCCTGAGCTGGATCGCCCTGATGTGCCCCAGGGCCTCCGTGGCCagcgtgcccaactctttggcaACCTGGAGAAGCTGTGGGACTTCCACCGCCATTTTTTCTTGCGTGAGCTGGAGGCCTGTACCCAGCACCCGCCCCGGGTGGCCTATGCCTTCCTGCGCCAT AGGGTGCAGTTTGGGATGTACGCACTCTACAGCAAGAATAAACCGCGCTCCGATGCCCTGATGACCAGCTATGGTCACGTCTTCTTCAGG GACAAGCAGCAGGCACTGGGGGACCACTTGGACTTGGCCTCCTACCTGCTGAAGCCCATCCAGCGCATGAGCAAGTATGCGCTGCTGCTGCAGGAGCTGGCACGGGCCTGCGGGGGACCCGCACAGGAGCTGAGTGCCCTGCGGGCTGCCCAGAGCCTCGTGCACTTCCAGCTGCGACACGGCAATGACTTGCTAGCCATGGATGCCATCCAGGGCTGTGAC GTCAACCTCAAGGAACAGGGCCAGTTGGTCCGGCAGGATGAGTTCACAGTCCGCTGTGGGCGCCACAAATCCCTGCGTCGCATTTTCCTCTTTGAGGAGCTGTTGCTCTTCAGCAAGCCTCGCCGAGGACCCACAGGCATTGACATGTTTACCTACAAGCGCTCCTTCAAG ATGGCAGACCTTGGCCTCACTGAGTGCTGTGGGGACAACAACTTGCGCTTTGAGATCTGGTTTCGCCGTCGCAAGGCTAGGGACACCTTTGTGCTACAAGCTGCCAGCTTGGCCACCAAGCAGGCCTGGACAGCTGACATCTCCCGCCTGCTCTGGAGGCAGGCCGTCCACAACAAGG AGGTGCGCATGGCTGAGATGGTGTCTATGGGTGTGGGGAACAAGGCCTTCCGGGACATCGCACCCAGCGAAGAAGCTATCAACGACCGCACCGTCAACTATATCCTGAAGTGCCAAG TTCGCTCTCGGGCCTCCATTGCTGTGGCTCCTCTTGACTCTGACAGCCCCTACCTGGGGGCCTCAGGCACCCTTCCTGGAGATCCTGCCTCTTGCTCTGTACTGGGGTCCCTCAACCTGCATCTGCACAGAGACCCAGCTCTTCTGGGGTTCCGCTGGCCCCTGTATTCCACCAGTTTCCCAGAGGAAGCAGCACTGGAGACTGATGCCGAACTGGGCAGCCAGCCATCTTTGA CTCCTGAGGACTCAGAGGTTTCCTCCCAATGCCCATCAGCCAGTggctccagtggctcagacagcagcTGTGTGTCAGGGCAGATCCTGGGCAAGGGCCTGGAGGACTTGTCCTAC GTCTGA